A window of Ruminiclostridium herbifermentans genomic DNA:
TTGTATATATACCGAACGGCATTAGCATGTGGAGCTAAAACTAAGGTAAATGATAAACAAGCTAGAAACGCTACTAATAATTTAGTTTTTTTCATTAATAAAATCTCCTTATAAAATATGTTTTGTGAGGTTTATAGTGACTAATAAGTAATTTATAAGGCCTTAAAATTGTATGATTATTACCACATACCCTATAATGTTTATAACATATTACAAAAAAATATGTCAATTAATAATATTAATGTAATAAATAGTAAGTAAATGCAATGATTCTTTAAGTATAAGAGCAATAAAGTTGTAAACTTACAGAGGCAACTATCGATATTTCAACTAATGGAATGCTGCTATCTAATGAAATGATAGATTTCCTTTATAGAAATAAAGTTATTGTTACGGTTTCTTTTGACGGGGCTGAAAAAACAACTTTTGAGCATATTCGTAGGGGAGCAAATTTTGAACGCATCTATGGCAACGTAAAAAAGTTAACAGAGGTATATGAGGGGGTTTCTATTGACTTATCACCAGGAATATATACATCAATCCAGAAAGACAATAGTACTCAGTTGAAGGCGATTGCCCAACTTGCATATTCACTTGGAATTAGACGTATGGGATATGGTTTAGTAACAGTGCCTGAGAAATATGCTCCTGTCTTGAACGATAGTTTGCGATATGAGATTTTGCAAACCTCTATATTTTTGGATTCACATAAAATGCTTAATGACTTATATCCAACAAGAGTAGGTGATTATTTTTGGAGTGGAGAAGAATATGTTTCAATGGATAAATTCATTTTAAATAAAAACTATAATGCACCAATGAAAAGTGCGTCAATTGCCTATAATGGGGATGTTTTTCTGTGCTGTAACGTTGGCAAATATGTTGATAATATTACTAACAAAGGCTTTTTAAATGTTTGGCAGGGAAAGAGATATGTCGAACTTCGTTGTGCAGTAAATTCTAGTCGCAATATGCCAGAAAGATGTAAGAAATGCACATGGGTTAATAGATAATAATGTATATATATTTTTGATAATTTTGTGAGGCGGTTATTGACCGCCTCTCTACATATTTTATAAAATTATTAGGGACATGAAGCCGTAGAGGTCATTTGTGAATCTAAAACACCTGATTATATTTTTATATAAAATATATTATAAAATTTTGTATATTATATTGTGTAGAATTTAATAACAGCATATAATAGGAGTATAAGAATACATAAGGAGAATGATTATGCTTATACAGGATAGATTTATTTCAACATCAGAGTTGCAGCAAAATGTTGCTAAAACAATTGATAAGGCAAAGAAAGAAGACATTATTATAATAAGGAATAATAAACTTGAAGCTGCGATAATTAGTATAGAAAAGTATAACCAGCTTTTAGAATATATTGAATGGAAAAAAATTAGTGATGCTTTGGATAACATGCCTGTCGAATGTGTTTCAGACGAAGATGTCAAACACCATATGAGTATTCTATCACAAGCAAAAGCAGAAAAACGATTTACTGCTGAGGATATTGAAAAGATTGCAGAAAGTGATAATGACTATAATGTATAAAGTAACATTTTCAAAAGAAGTTGCTAAAACAATTATTAAATACGATAAGGTTACAAGAGATAGAATATATAGTGCATTAAACAGCCTTCCTAAAGGTGATGTTAAACGTATGCAAGGCTATGATAACCCTCCATATTTTAGGATTCGAATTGGAGATATAAGAGCGTTATTTATTAAGGATAATGCTAGGATGGAAATATTTGTTTTTGATATTAAAACTAGAGGGGATATTTATAAAAAAAACTGCTTGCATGAAGAGAAAAATACGTATAGTACATAACTAGGGAGTTTAGCAGGGTAATTAACCTTGCTTTTATTTTACTTTTTTTACAGGCATACTTAATAAACATGACCTAGTGGCAAATACTATAACCGATACTGAGGAGTAAGGATAGGAAAAAGGACATTTATTAAAATGAAAGATAGTGTTGAAAATTAAGATGCAATTATACAGTGTTTTTATAGATTAAGGTATAATGAAGAAGAAATTCAATTAGTACGGAAATATTTTATAGTGTGAACTAATGACATGGAGGATAGGATTAATGCAAGAATGGCTTTTAATATTATTATATTTTATTGGTATGATAGTATTATTACTTTTTATTGGATGGGCTGACTGGAAATTTAAATGCTGCTGGTGGATTTGATAAAGATGATATTGTATATCAAATGGAAGCAAGCTTCAATAGCTTAAAAAGCACTTTGGAGTCAGCTGGTGCAACTTTAGATGATATGGTTCAGATTAATTTGTATCTGAAGAACATTGAGGATTTCAGGAAGGCAAGAGATGTTTTTTATAAATATTTTAAGAATGGTTTTTCTGCAAGAATGTCAACAACTACAGATTTTGTGAACTCTGCCTGCTTATGTATGTTAGATGGAATAGCATATAAAAAGCGAAGTTAAAAAACCTCCAATCAAGTGCGTGGAGGACATAACATGCTTATATATGGTTTCGTGTAACATTTGCTTTTAAAATAGAAGTTTATTTACAGAAGTACTTTACACACTTATTATTCAATCAATCTAAATATATAAAAAAGTAGGGGATGGGTGCACCATCTAATACACCTGTGCTTAGCTTATCAGTTACTTTTTGGACAGGTACAATTATGCTTTGTTTAAATACTGCTTTAAATCTAAATCCCTTGAACTATGTAAAATTCGATATATTCTTATTATTCCTTCTGCTTCGTCTACAGTGTAAAAAACAAGATAATTTTTAACCACAGATCTTCTGAAAAATGTGTCATCTTGAAAAATTTCGTACATCAATGGAGTTTATTTTATTTGATTAACTTTGTCTGTTAAATTACGTATAAACTTGTCAACTGTACTTTCGTAATATGGAGACAGATACTTATTTATTTCCAGAACGTCACTTAATGCTATAGGAAGAAACTCTACAGTATAAATCATAAGTCTTTACTCACAGTTTTCCAAAATTCATTTTCAGAAAGCCATTTAGTTTCTGGTGATTCGGCTTATTCTTTTGCTTTCTTTAATTCTGATAGAACATATTTTTTATGGACATATTCTTCGTAATCAGCAAATTCTTCGATGCCTATTAAAAAAGCTTCTCCACGACCGTTATTTATAATAATTACGTGATTGTGCTCTTTGACGATCTTAGCAATTTCATAATAATTATTTCTTAAATCTCTTGATGGTCTAACATAGGTATTTAACATAATAATTAACTCCCATTTTTACTTCTGATTAAGCGCATCATAATATGACTACGCTGTCAATGCGGGTTTTCTGCCATTGCTCAAAATATTTTTGAAATGAATACCTTTATGTACTTCAACATCAAATTTCAATGATTTTTTGTAGAAAAAAATATGAACTTATATATTTTGTCATATATAATAAATTAACATATATTACAACAAGAGAAAAGAATTTCTAAGTATGACTAAAACATTCAAAACTACAAAATAGTACACTCATACAGCAAAAATACCGACTGTATATTATTTTCCATATATGGTATTATATATTAATGAATTTAATTGTATATTTTGCGGGGTGGGGGAATTAGTTTATGATGATAAGAGTTTTTATTTCAAGAAGAAATTTTACATATAATAGAAAAAAGCTTTATATTAGAAAAAATCTTAATAAAGTAGTTGTATTTTCATTAATATTCTCTATGATTTTTTTGGCAGGATGTTCTCTAGTACCAAAAGAAGAAGAGGTACTTGCGCCTATATTAAAGGAACCACCAAAGGTAGTCTATAACACTATAGAAATTAAA
This region includes:
- a CDS encoding radical SAM/SPASM domain-containing protein, producing the protein MIDFLYRNKVIVTVSFDGAEKTTFEHIRRGANFERIYGNVKKLTEVYEGVSIDLSPGIYTSIQKDNSTQLKAIAQLAYSLGIRRMGYGLVTVPEKYAPVLNDSLRYEILQTSIFLDSHKMLNDLYPTRVGDYFWSGEEYVSMDKFILNKNYNAPMKSASIAYNGDVFLCCNVGKYVDNITNKGFLNVWQGKRYVELRCAVNSSRNMPERCKKCTWVNR
- a CDS encoding type II toxin-antitoxin system Phd/YefM family antitoxin; protein product: MLIQDRFISTSELQQNVAKTIDKAKKEDIIIIRNNKLEAAIISIEKYNQLLEYIEWKKISDALDNMPVECVSDEDVKHHMSILSQAKAEKRFTAEDIEKIAESDNDYNV
- a CDS encoding type II toxin-antitoxin system RelE family toxin, whose protein sequence is MTIMYKVTFSKEVAKTIIKYDKVTRDRIYSALNSLPKGDVKRMQGYDNPPYFRIRIGDIRALFIKDNARMEIFVFDIKTRGDIYKKNCLHEEKNTYST
- a CDS encoding RidA family protein, giving the protein MDGLTGNLNAAGGFDKDDIVYQMEASFNSLKSTLESAGATLDDMVQINLYLKNIEDFRKARDVFYKYFKNGFSARMSTTTDFVNSACLCMLDGIAYKKRS
- a CDS encoding type II toxin-antitoxin system RelE/ParE family toxin, with amino-acid sequence MYEIFQDDTFFRRSVVKNYLVFYTVDEAEGIIRIYRILHSSRDLDLKQYLNKA
- a CDS encoding type II toxin-antitoxin system Phd/YefM family antitoxin, with the protein product MLNTYVRPSRDLRNNYYEIAKIVKEHNHVIIINNGRGEAFLIGIEEFADYEEYVHKKYVLSELKKAKE